One segment of Rhodothermus bifroesti DNA contains the following:
- a CDS encoding S9 family peptidase, translated as MRRRWLLVALWLIGLAAYAQEGHEPIRVTDLLRIRQLEDLTVSPDGRFVAYIVRQIDTAATEPSVRYVYHTHLYVLPTDGSSPARAYTYGDRTASQPAWHPDSDRIAFVRPINGKSQIFLISVFGGEAYQLTDFRHGASRPRWSPDGSLLLFSASLTENEVRRSEGSPPWPEERPARAATDTAGARPHPDGSLAEMRAWLAQNEAEDNPRVFYRLNLQGEQVLEPRLRFQHLYVVAPHPHAQPRALTKGFFSFTDAEWLPHGRQVIAAALLDSTRHPDRARGSDLYLIDVDSTRLHLLLHIDGYALFSPRPSPDGQWVAFLASPLADSGYAQTEIGLFRLDGRHPPEFLTLHFDRTAGLLKWAPDMRYLYFVAPSNGGFPLYRISFFDLHPPQPGQGLPDTTAVSRARFSANEIVRLEPKIERLLDFDKGVREYDLSAATVYYILTEATNPYELYAADLAFRRPQRLTEHNASWLRHKRLSRPEAFTVRRDTLTIQYWVMRPAFFERGKRYPLLLQIHGGPAAMWGPGEATMWHEFQFFASQGFAVVFSNPRGSEGYGYAFRRANYQDWGEGPAGDVLAAASAAARLPWIDPERQVVTGGSYAGYLTAWIVAHDHRFKAAVAQRGVYDLQTFLGEGNAWRLVPWHFGGYPWDTQTLALLHGDTVAVRDLILHNSPITWVHQIRTPLLILHSDQDLRTGVSQSEMLYKSLKILGRPVEYVRYPNEGHELSRSGDPKRRMDRILRIYEFFMRYLTPQAPMASE; from the coding sequence ATGCGTAGACGTTGGCTGTTGGTTGCTTTATGGCTGATTGGGCTTGCAGCCTATGCGCAAGAAGGCCATGAGCCCATCCGCGTTACCGATTTGCTTCGCATTCGTCAGCTTGAAGACCTGACCGTTTCACCAGACGGTCGCTTTGTGGCCTACATCGTACGGCAGATCGATACAGCGGCGACCGAACCCTCCGTTCGCTACGTCTACCACACGCATCTCTACGTGCTGCCTACCGATGGCAGCAGTCCTGCACGTGCCTATACCTATGGCGATCGAACCGCCAGCCAGCCGGCTTGGCACCCCGACAGCGACCGAATTGCCTTCGTTCGACCGATCAATGGTAAATCTCAGATTTTTTTAATCTCGGTCTTTGGTGGGGAAGCCTATCAGCTCACCGACTTTCGCCATGGCGCTTCGCGGCCTCGCTGGAGCCCCGATGGCTCGTTGCTACTTTTTTCGGCCTCGCTTACTGAAAACGAAGTGCGTCGCTCAGAAGGCTCGCCGCCTTGGCCCGAGGAACGCCCAGCGCGCGCGGCAACCGACACGGCCGGAGCCCGTCCACATCCGGATGGCTCGCTAGCAGAAATGCGCGCCTGGTTGGCCCAAAATGAAGCAGAGGATAACCCGCGCGTCTTTTATCGGCTTAACCTGCAAGGAGAACAAGTCCTTGAACCCCGGCTCCGTTTCCAGCATTTGTACGTCGTAGCGCCGCATCCCCATGCGCAACCTCGAGCCCTAACGAAAGGGTTCTTTTCGTTTACAGATGCAGAATGGTTGCCGCACGGCCGGCAGGTTATCGCTGCAGCGCTGCTGGACTCTACACGCCACCCGGATCGTGCGCGCGGGAGTGATCTTTACCTGATCGATGTCGACTCAACACGGCTGCATCTGCTGCTGCATATCGACGGCTATGCCCTTTTTTCACCTCGGCCTTCGCCCGACGGCCAATGGGTTGCCTTTCTGGCTTCACCGCTGGCTGATTCCGGTTACGCCCAAACCGAAATTGGCCTGTTCCGGCTCGACGGCCGCCATCCCCCAGAGTTCCTTACGCTACACTTTGACCGCACAGCAGGCCTTCTGAAATGGGCGCCCGATATGCGCTACCTGTACTTTGTGGCGCCCTCAAACGGTGGGTTCCCGCTTTACCGCATTTCGTTTTTCGATTTGCATCCTCCTCAGCCTGGGCAAGGGCTGCCCGACACCACCGCAGTCTCGCGGGCTCGCTTTTCAGCCAACGAAATCGTACGTCTAGAGCCTAAGATTGAACGTCTATTGGACTTTGATAAAGGCGTGCGAGAATACGACTTGAGCGCCGCTACCGTCTACTACATCCTCACCGAAGCGACCAACCCCTACGAACTCTATGCGGCCGATTTGGCCTTTAGACGACCGCAACGCCTTACTGAACACAACGCCTCCTGGCTACGCCATAAGCGGCTAAGCCGACCCGAAGCCTTTACCGTGCGCCGAGATACGCTAACCATTCAGTACTGGGTTATGCGACCGGCCTTCTTTGAGCGAGGGAAACGCTATCCACTGCTGTTGCAGATCCATGGTGGACCTGCCGCCATGTGGGGACCCGGCGAAGCCACCATGTGGCATGAGTTTCAATTTTTTGCCAGCCAGGGCTTTGCGGTCGTTTTCTCAAACCCGCGAGGTTCCGAGGGCTATGGCTACGCTTTTCGCCGGGCCAATTACCAAGATTGGGGAGAGGGACCAGCAGGGGATGTACTGGCCGCAGCCAGCGCGGCTGCCCGGTTGCCCTGGATCGATCCAGAACGCCAGGTGGTTACCGGCGGCTCCTATGCAGGCTATTTAACCGCTTGGATCGTAGCGCATGATCACCGTTTCAAAGCTGCTGTAGCCCAGCGGGGCGTCTATGACCTGCAAACTTTCCTCGGCGAAGGGAATGCCTGGCGCTTGGTGCCTTGGCACTTCGGCGGCTATCCTTGGGATACCCAAACGCTGGCCCTGCTCCACGGCGATACGGTTGCTGTACGCGACCTCATCTTGCATAACTCCCCCATTACATGGGTACACCAGATCCGCACGCCGCTGCTGATTCTGCACAGTGACCAGGATTTGCGCACGGGAGTTTCGCAAAGTGAAATGCTCTACAAAAGCCTAAAAATTCTAGGCCGCCCTGTCGAATACGTCCGCTACCCTAACGAGGGGCACGAGCTGTCGCGTTCTGGCGATCCCAAACGGCGCATGGATCGCATCTTGCGCATCTATGAGTTTTTTATGCGCTACCTGACGCCTCAAGCCCCGATGGCCTCAGAGTAG
- the feoB gene encoding ferrous iron transport protein B: MSGSCHEPVTTVSALDGQAPAIVRRVALAGNPNVGKTTVFNLLTGLRQKVANYPGVTVERKSGRLVGHEAVEIVDLPGTYSLNPRSIDERVAYDVLVGRMRGEPAPDVVVCVVDATNLERNLYLVTQIMDLGRPVVIALNMMDALAENGLELNVDALAKRLGVPIVPMVARKGQGIDQLKEALLRGVPLPSPERRWTLMPAVASVVETLAQHLGEEAPDVPERQRFFEALSALTSDTLLDEWRLRAPRFYKAVLAARQTLEARKVPYRQAEMIGRYAWLSPLVAEVLRKRPDARERTLSDRIDAVLTHRIAGPLIFLGILLLIFQAIFSWAVPFMEAIESAVAWTGEQARVLLPDGFLEDLVVDGAITGVGNVLVFLPQILLLFFFLGLMEDTGYLARTAFIMDRLMRRLGLSGASVLPLLSGYACAVPAIMAARTLDNERDRIITIMVTPLMSCSARLPVYTLFIAAFIPNIPVLGPLNAQGLALLSLYLLGTSMAFVAAWVLKTFVFKGESAYFVMELPPYRAPQLKQIFYRMLERAKAFVTRAGKIIFGLSIVIWFLASFPKATLDPELLAQRQALEAWYLQAQDSLRATGAPAEAFEALEAAYQKQLFPIIDAEAAQQIRQSFIGRLGHTLEPLMRPLGFDWKITAGIISSFPAREVIVGTMAAIYGVAHAGENEIILRDALRADPAFSPLVAVSLMVFYVFALQCMSTLAVARRELDTWKWPAVMWGYMFALAYLFSLLVYQGGRLLGLA, from the coding sequence ATGAGCGGCAGCTGTCACGAGCCCGTTACCACTGTTTCTGCCCTAGATGGCCAGGCCCCAGCTATTGTACGCCGCGTTGCGTTGGCTGGAAACCCGAATGTTGGCAAAACCACTGTCTTCAACTTGCTTACTGGCCTGCGCCAGAAGGTTGCCAATTATCCTGGCGTAACCGTTGAACGCAAAAGCGGCCGCCTAGTAGGGCACGAAGCTGTTGAGATCGTTGATCTGCCGGGCACCTACAGCCTCAACCCACGCTCGATCGACGAACGCGTAGCCTACGACGTGCTTGTAGGCCGCATGCGGGGTGAGCCGGCCCCTGATGTGGTTGTTTGCGTGGTTGACGCCACGAACCTGGAGCGCAATCTTTACCTGGTCACGCAGATTATGGACCTGGGGCGGCCGGTTGTGATCGCGCTCAACATGATGGACGCCTTGGCTGAAAATGGCCTAGAACTTAATGTTGACGCGCTGGCCAAACGCCTGGGGGTCCCCATCGTCCCTATGGTGGCCCGCAAAGGCCAAGGCATTGATCAGCTCAAGGAAGCTCTGCTGCGCGGCGTGCCTTTACCTTCGCCTGAGCGACGCTGGACGCTAATGCCGGCAGTGGCTTCGGTCGTTGAGACGCTAGCCCAACACTTGGGGGAAGAAGCACCCGATGTACCCGAACGCCAGCGCTTTTTCGAAGCCCTGAGTGCGCTTACCAGCGATACCCTTTTGGACGAATGGCGCCTGCGTGCGCCGCGTTTCTACAAGGCTGTGCTGGCTGCCCGCCAAACGCTTGAAGCCCGCAAAGTCCCCTATCGCCAAGCCGAAATGATCGGCCGCTACGCCTGGCTGAGCCCGCTGGTGGCCGAAGTGCTGCGCAAACGGCCCGATGCCCGAGAGCGCACACTCTCAGACCGCATAGATGCCGTACTCACGCATCGCATTGCCGGTCCGCTCATCTTTCTAGGCATCCTACTGCTTATCTTCCAGGCCATCTTTAGCTGGGCTGTGCCCTTTATGGAAGCCATCGAAAGCGCCGTAGCCTGGACTGGAGAGCAAGCGCGCGTGCTACTGCCCGACGGCTTCTTAGAGGATCTGGTCGTCGACGGAGCCATTACCGGTGTGGGGAACGTGCTCGTCTTTTTGCCTCAGATTCTGCTTTTGTTCTTCTTCCTGGGCCTTATGGAAGACACCGGCTACCTGGCCCGTACGGCATTTATCATGGATCGGCTTATGCGGCGGCTGGGCTTAAGTGGCGCTTCGGTCCTGCCGCTACTCAGCGGCTACGCCTGTGCCGTCCCAGCGATCATGGCTGCCCGCACGCTTGATAACGAACGTGACCGAATCATTACGATCATGGTCACGCCGCTCATGAGCTGTTCAGCGCGCTTGCCTGTCTACACGCTTTTCATTGCAGCCTTTATCCCCAATATACCGGTACTTGGCCCACTGAATGCTCAGGGACTGGCCTTGCTTAGCCTGTATCTGCTGGGTACCAGCATGGCTTTCGTTGCCGCTTGGGTGCTCAAAACGTTCGTGTTCAAAGGGGAAAGTGCTTATTTTGTCATGGAGCTGCCCCCCTACCGCGCCCCTCAGCTCAAGCAAATCTTCTACCGAATGCTCGAACGCGCCAAAGCGTTCGTCACCCGTGCAGGCAAAATCATCTTTGGCCTGAGCATTGTAATCTGGTTTTTAGCGAGCTTCCCCAAGGCAACTTTAGATCCTGAGCTCTTAGCCCAACGCCAAGCCCTAGAAGCCTGGTACCTACAGGCTCAGGATAGCCTCCGCGCCACAGGTGCTCCTGCGGAAGCTTTCGAAGCGCTGGAGGCTGCCTACCAAAAGCAGCTTTTTCCCATTATCGATGCTGAAGCTGCACAGCAAATTCGCCAAAGCTTTATTGGGCGTCTTGGCCATACGCTAGAGCCCCTTATGCGACCACTGGGCTTCGACTGGAAAATCACCGCCGGCATCATCTCTTCCTTCCCAGCCCGAGAAGTCATCGTGGGCACGATGGCTGCAATCTATGGCGTTGCCCACGCAGGGGAAAATGAAATCATCCTGCGCGATGCCCTGCGAGCTGATCCGGCTTTTTCGCCTCTGGTAGCTGTCAGTCTGATGGTCTTCTACGTGTTCGCCCTGCAATGCATGAGCACGCTTGCGGTAGCCCGACGTGAGCTGGACACCTGGAAGTGGCCAGCGGTCATGTGGGGCTACATGTTTGCACTGGCCTATCTGTTCTCGCTACTGGTCTACCAAGGCGGCCGTCTGCTAGGACTTGCCTAA
- a CDS encoding FeoA family protein translates to MATLRDLQPGERGRVVGYVTDHLPSRILEMGLLPDTVVELVRLAPLGDPIDLKVRGFHLSIRKHEAELILVERL, encoded by the coding sequence ATGGCCACGCTTCGAGATCTCCAGCCAGGTGAGCGGGGTCGTGTCGTGGGCTATGTGACAGATCACCTGCCCTCCCGCATTCTTGAGATGGGGCTTTTGCCCGACACCGTTGTGGAGCTGGTTCGACTAGCCCCCTTAGGCGACCCGATTGATCTTAAAGTCCGAGGCTTTCACCTCTCCATCCGCAAACACGAGGCTGAGCTGATCCTGGTCGAGCGCTTATGA
- a CDS encoding FeoA family protein, translating to MVREAVPLTCFQQGQYVEIAWLALDDAQAQRLRELGVREGCRACVMLNTDKCILGVGACRLALQREIAMRLFAVPA from the coding sequence ATGGTGCGTGAGGCCGTCCCGCTGACGTGTTTTCAACAGGGGCAATACGTAGAAATTGCCTGGTTGGCCCTTGACGATGCGCAGGCGCAGCGGCTGCGCGAACTGGGTGTGCGTGAAGGCTGCCGAGCATGCGTGATGCTCAATACTGACAAGTGCATTTTGGGCGTTGGTGCCTGCCGGTTAGCTCTTCAACGAGAAATTGCCATGCGGCTTTTTGCTGTACCCGCCTAA